The Pogona vitticeps strain Pit_001003342236 chromosome 6, PviZW2.1, whole genome shotgun sequence genome contains a region encoding:
- the LOC110091053 gene encoding olfactory receptor 12D1-like, producing the protein MKNETEITHFILKGLTDQQELRNILFSLFLVLYLVTVLGNGTIVSVVAAETHLHTPMYFFLSNLSCLDICYSTVILPKMLSGLLRAHHIISFAGCITQLHFFHFLGSSEAILLTVMAYDRYVAICNPLRYSIIMCTRNCVLLAAATWTTGFFHALMHAIMTSQLHFCGPNFIQHFFCDIKPVLRLACSSTRLNLSLLNIVTVLIAMTTFFLTLFSYLYIISFLLLKVKSNSKRWKAFSTCSSHLTVVGLLYVPVLFNYIRSSSRESPQVDMIATLMYSVVTSVLNPLIYTLRNQDMKSAIRKCLGRLISPEI; encoded by the coding sequence ATGAAGAATGAGACAGAGATTACTCATTTCATACTTAAGGGCCTAACAGATCAACAAGAGCTTCGGAacattctgttttctcttttcttagtGCTTTACTTAGTAACTGTGTTGGGCAATGGGACTATTGTCAGTGTGGTGGCGGCAGAGACCCACCTTCACACCCCTATGTATTTCTTTCTCAGTAACCTCTCTTGCCTGGACATTTGCTACTCTACAGTCATCCTTCCCAAAATGTTATCTGGCCTTCTCAGAGCCCATCACATAATCTCCTTTGCTGGATGCATCACCCAactgcatttcttccatttcctagGCAGCAGTGAAGCTATACTTTTAACTGTCATGGCTTATGATCGCTACGTCGCCATATGCAACCCTCTACGCTATTCAATCATCATGTGTACACGGAACTGTGTTCTACTGGCAGCTGCCACTTGGACGACAGGTTTCTTTCATGCTCTGATGCATGCAATCATGACTTCCCAACTTCATTTCTGTGGCCCCAATTTCATTCAGCACTTCTTCTGTGACATCAAGCCAGTACTGAGATTGGCCTGCAGTAGCACAAGACTCAACCTCAGTCTCCTCAATATTGTCACCGTCTTAATTGCCATGACTACTTTCTTCCTAACACTCTTTTCCTACCTCTACATTATCTCCTTCCTTCTACTGAAGGTCAAGTCAAACAGCAAAAGATGGAAGGCCTTCTCCACCTGCAGTTCCCATCTAACAGTTGTAGGTTTGCTGTATGTGCCAGTACTGTTTAACTACATTCGCTCCTCATCAAGAGAGTCACCGCAAGTAGACATGATAGCCACCCTCATGTACAGTGTAGTCACTTCTGTTTTGAATCCTTTGATCTACACCTTGAGGAATCAAGATATGAAATCAGCCATCCGGAAATGCCTGGGTAGACTCATCTCTCCAGAGATATGA
- the LOC144583687 gene encoding olfactory receptor 6B1-like has product MTWLFLHFPFHMTYATRTQEWMNQTDFPEFILFGFTDISELQILLFWVFLLIYFATIAGNLLIIVLIACDQNLHSPMYFFLVILSCLEIVYSSTILPRMLCSFLTGKKTISLQGCFLQYYFFGSLVGSECYLLAAMSYDRYLAICKPLHYSTLMNNIVCMQFIVGSCMLCFILNSVTTYLMSQLSFCGPPILDHFFCDFTPVIKLACGDTQKMELMAFILSPLIALVPFLLTLMSYSLIISTILRIPSNIGRQKAFSTCSSHLTIVTIFYGTLLIVYMLPKTNILKDLNKIFSVFYTVLTPIVNPIVYCLRNREVKEALSKHTSQFFSFPRSIFSRHSRLE; this is encoded by the coding sequence ATGACATGGCTCTTCTTGCATTTTCCTTTTCACATGACTTATGCAACAAGAACCCAAGAATGGATGAACCAAACAGATTTCCCAGAATTCATTCTCTTCGGATTTACTGATATTTCTGAACTGCAGATCCTACTCTTTTGGGTGTTTCTCCTTATCTACTTTGCAACCATAGCTGGAAACCTTCTAATAATTGTTCTTATTGCATGTGATCAGAATCTTCATTCCCCCATGTATTTCTTCCTGGTGATCCTTTCTTGCTTGGAGATCGTCTATAGCTCAACTATTCTACCCAGAATGCTGTGCAGTttcctgacaggaaaaaagacaaTTTCTCTTCAGGGCTGTTTTCTGCAATATTATTTCTTTGGCTCTCTGGTAGGATCAGAATGTTACCTGTTGGCTGCTATGTCTTATGACCGGTATTTAGCCATTTGTAAGCCTCTTCATTACTCTACCTTAATGAATAATATTGTCTGTATGCAGTTTATAGTGGGATCATGTATGCTCTGTTTTATCCTTAACTCTGTGACAACCTATCTCATGTCCCAGTTATCATTTTGTGGCCCTCCCATTCTTGACCATTTCTTTTGTGACTTCACCCCAGTGATTAAGCTTGCCTGTGGTGATACTCAAAAGATGGAATTAATGgctttcattctctctcccttAATAGCTCTTGTCCCATTTCTTTTGACTTTGATGTCTTATAGTTTGATCATTTCTACTATCCTGAGAATTCCATCCAACATTGGGAGACAAAAGGCCTTCTCTACTTGCTCATCTCATCTCACCATAGTGACCATTTTTTACGGAACCCTCCTCATTGTCTACATGCTTCCAAAAACCAACATTCTGAAAGATCTGAATAAAATATTCTCTGTCTTTTATACAGTTTTAACTCCCATTGTCAATCCCATTGTATACTGTCTAAGAAATAGAGAAGTGAAGGAAGCTTTAAGTAAACACACATCTCAGTTCTTTAGTTTTCCAAGAAGTATTTTTAGCAGGCACTCTAGACTAGAATGA